One region of Qipengyuania sp. SS22 genomic DNA includes:
- a CDS encoding beta-ketoacyl-ACP synthase III: protein MTGRPVISSTGLFTPEETITNEELVESYNRYVEIFNTDNAEAIASGEVDALQPSSVEFIEKASGIKARHVMTKAPILDPEIMAPRLRERSNDELSVMAEIGVKAARQALERAGRDVADVDAVLCAASNMERGYPAMAIEIQQVLGIDGFGFDMNVACSSATFGIQTAADYIRSGNARSVLVVSPEITSGHLNWRDRDSHFIFGDVATAVLVEDVAVAPKEHWDILGTRLKTVFSNNIRNNFGFLNRASPEGEGKPDKLFVQEGRKVFKEVVPMVAEMIVTEAERLGIEPQALRRLWLHQANAGMNRLIAQRVLGHEATPDESPTVLDTYANTSSAGSIIAFHKHNEDLAAGDTGLICSFGAGYSAGAVFVRKVA from the coding sequence CGAAGAGCTCGTCGAAAGCTACAATCGCTACGTCGAGATATTCAACACCGACAATGCGGAGGCCATTGCATCGGGGGAAGTCGATGCGCTTCAGCCCAGTTCGGTCGAATTCATCGAAAAGGCGAGCGGAATCAAGGCGCGCCATGTAATGACCAAGGCGCCCATCCTCGATCCGGAAATCATGGCGCCGCGGCTGCGCGAGCGGTCGAACGACGAACTGTCGGTGATGGCGGAGATCGGCGTAAAGGCGGCGCGGCAGGCGCTCGAGCGGGCGGGCCGCGATGTTGCGGATGTCGATGCGGTGCTGTGCGCGGCGTCCAACATGGAACGCGGCTACCCGGCGATGGCGATCGAAATCCAGCAGGTGCTGGGCATCGACGGCTTCGGCTTCGATATGAATGTCGCCTGCTCCTCGGCGACCTTCGGCATCCAGACCGCGGCCGACTATATCCGTTCGGGCAACGCCAGAAGCGTGCTCGTGGTTAGCCCGGAGATTACCAGCGGCCATCTCAACTGGCGCGATCGCGACAGCCATTTCATCTTTGGCGATGTGGCCACGGCGGTGCTGGTCGAAGATGTCGCTGTGGCGCCCAAGGAGCATTGGGACATTCTCGGTACGCGGCTGAAGACGGTGTTCTCGAACAACATCCGCAACAATTTCGGCTTCCTCAACCGCGCTTCGCCCGAGGGTGAGGGCAAGCCGGACAAGTTATTCGTCCAGGAAGGCCGCAAGGTGTTCAAGGAAGTCGTCCCCATGGTGGCCGAGATGATCGTCACCGAAGCCGAGAGGCTGGGCATCGAACCGCAGGCGCTGAGGCGGCTGTGGCTGCACCAGGCCAATGCCGGGATGAACCGCCTGATCGCACAGCGCGTGCTGGGCCACGAGGCCACGCCGGACGAGAGTCCGACGGTGCTCGATACCTATGCGAACACGTCGAGCGCGGGTTCAATCATCGCGTTCCACAAGCATAATGAAGACCTTGCCGCAGGTGATACGGGGCTGATTTGCAGCTTCGGCGCGGGCTATTCGGCGGGTGCGGTGTTCGTGCGCAAGGTGGCATAA
- a CDS encoding phosphatidylserine decarboxylase produces the protein MAGDLLDNRGRGDVRWSWPPIHPEGRKFGVIAVLVSLVFLIGLDWEIIGWPLLLLSLGVFAFFRDPERVVPQDDNLIVAPADGLVSLIAEVEPPEELMIDDGSGHAGLTPGPVTRISIFMSVFDVHINRTPIAGTVRRVVYIPGSFVDAGLDKASDENERQHVLIERMDGQKIGFTQIAGLVARRIVPFVKPGDSVGVGQRIGLIRFGSRVDVYLPAGTDSRVLLGQKVIAGETVLAEIGSQRLIEGVSQ, from the coding sequence ATGGCAGGTGATTTACTCGACAATCGTGGCCGCGGCGATGTTCGCTGGTCATGGCCCCCGATCCATCCCGAAGGTCGCAAGTTCGGCGTCATCGCGGTGCTTGTCAGCCTTGTGTTCCTGATCGGTCTCGATTGGGAAATCATCGGCTGGCCACTGTTGCTGTTGTCACTTGGCGTGTTCGCGTTCTTCCGCGATCCCGAGCGCGTGGTGCCGCAGGACGACAATCTGATCGTCGCCCCGGCCGATGGCCTGGTGTCGTTGATCGCCGAAGTCGAACCGCCCGAGGAATTGATGATCGACGATGGCAGCGGCCACGCCGGTTTGACGCCTGGCCCGGTCACGCGCATTTCGATTTTCATGTCGGTGTTCGATGTCCACATCAACCGCACACCGATCGCCGGGACCGTGCGCCGGGTGGTCTATATTCCCGGCAGCTTCGTCGATGCGGGCCTCGACAAGGCGAGCGACGAAAACGAACGCCAGCATGTCCTGATCGAACGGATGGACGGGCAGAAGATCGGCTTCACGCAGATCGCCGGCCTCGTCGCGCGGCGGATCGTGCCCTTCGTAAAGCCCGGCGACAGTGTGGGCGTGGGCCAGCGGATCGGCCTGATCCGCTTCGGCAGCCGGGTCGATGTCTATCTGCCCGCCGGGACCGATTCTAGGGTCCTGCTCGGCCAGAAGGTCATAGCGGGTGAGACCGTGCTGGCCGAAATCGGTTCGCAGCGGCTGATCGAGGGCGTGTCGCAGTGA
- a CDS encoding CDP-alcohol phosphatidyltransferase family protein produces MTVPSADPEGGARLGPKATEDEQPTEVHTRALTLRAMIPNAITAAALCSGLTGIRFAIDENWSAAVVAVIIAGILDGIDGRIARALKAQSRFGAELDSLADSLSFGTAPAIIVFLWSLVAEPRLGWFAALAFAICCALRLARFNAQIDVSEQPHKSLGFLTGVPAPIGAGLAFSPFYLWMATGLDVLRHPLLVGIWLTVIALLMISNMATPSWTSLRPRRGIRLEVLAFVGLTFAALLVEPWWTLSAICAGYLLLLPYSLLRYSRVKRRS; encoded by the coding sequence GTGACTGTCCCCAGCGCCGACCCGGAGGGCGGAGCCCGCCTCGGCCCGAAGGCGACGGAAGACGAACAACCCACCGAAGTTCACACGCGGGCGCTGACCCTGCGCGCGATGATCCCCAATGCGATTACCGCGGCGGCGCTGTGTTCGGGCCTGACCGGTATCCGCTTCGCGATCGACGAGAACTGGTCCGCTGCAGTGGTGGCAGTGATCATCGCCGGAATCCTGGACGGCATCGACGGACGGATTGCGCGCGCGCTCAAGGCGCAGTCGCGGTTCGGTGCGGAACTCGACAGCCTCGCCGATTCGCTGAGCTTCGGCACTGCGCCGGCGATCATCGTCTTCCTGTGGTCGCTGGTGGCCGAGCCCCGGCTCGGCTGGTTTGCCGCGCTGGCGTTTGCGATCTGCTGCGCGCTGCGCCTGGCGCGCTTCAATGCGCAGATCGATGTGTCCGAGCAGCCGCACAAATCGCTTGGCTTCCTGACCGGCGTTCCCGCACCGATCGGGGCAGGGCTCGCCTTTTCCCCGTTCTATCTGTGGATGGCCACCGGTCTCGACGTGCTTCGCCATCCGCTGCTGGTAGGCATCTGGCTGACCGTCATCGCTCTGCTGATGATTTCAAACATGGCCACACCGAGCTGGACGTCGCTGCGTCCGCGCCGCGGAATACGGCTGGAAGTGCTGGCTTTCGTCGGCCTGACCTTCGCCGCGCTGCTGGTCGAACCCTGGTGGACGCTGAGTGCCATTTGCGCCGGGTATCTGCTGCTGCTGCCTTACAGCCTGCTGCGCTATTCGCGGGTCAAGCGGCGTAGCTGA
- the rpsB gene encoding 30S ribosomal protein S2: MAAPTVTMQELIEAGTHFGHQTHRWNPRMKPYIFGARNGIHIIDLSQTVPLFARALDFIQQTARSGGKVLFVGTKRQAQDAIREAALASGQHFVNHRWLGGMLTNWKTISERIKYLKTLDERLSGDTAGLTKKEVLDLTRKRDKLEMSLGGIRNMGGIPDVMFVIDANMEDLAIKEANVLGIPVVAVLDTNVDPEGISFPIPGNDDAARAIRLYCDAVANAAKSGKGDGVQDSGADVGAMENPPEETVEA; this comes from the coding sequence ATGGCGGCTCCTACCGTCACGATGCAGGAACTGATCGAGGCCGGCACGCACTTCGGCCACCAGACCCACCGCTGGAACCCGCGCATGAAGCCGTATATTTTCGGCGCGCGCAACGGCATCCACATCATCGACCTGTCGCAGACCGTACCGCTTTTCGCGCGCGCGCTCGACTTCATCCAGCAGACGGCCCGTTCGGGCGGCAAGGTGCTGTTCGTCGGTACGAAGCGGCAGGCGCAGGACGCGATCCGCGAAGCCGCGCTCGCTTCGGGCCAGCACTTCGTCAACCATCGCTGGCTCGGCGGCATGCTGACCAACTGGAAGACCATCAGCGAACGCATCAAGTACCTCAAGACGCTTGACGAGCGCCTGTCGGGTGACACTGCGGGCCTGACCAAGAAGGAAGTGCTCGACCTGACCCGCAAGCGGGACAAGCTCGAAATGTCGCTCGGCGGCATTCGCAACATGGGCGGCATTCCCGACGTGATGTTCGTGATCGATGCCAACATGGAAGACCTGGCGATCAAGGAAGCCAACGTTCTCGGCATCCCCGTGGTTGCGGTGCTCGACACCAATGTCGATCCCGAAGGCATCTCCTTCCCGATCCCGGGCAATGACGACGCGGCCCGCGCCATCCGTCTGTATTGCGATGCAGTCGCCAATGCCGCCAAGAGCGGCAAGGGTGACGGCGTGCAGGATTCGGGTGCCGATGTTGGCGCGATGGAAAACCCGCCGGAAGAAACCGTCGAGGCCTGA
- the tsf gene encoding translation elongation factor Ts: MAAFTAADVKALREKTGAGMMDAKKALEGANGDIEAAVDALRAKGLATAQKKSSRTAAEGLVGVAVEGTKGVAVEVNSETDFVAKNDKFQDFVRKTTQVALNVSGDDIETLKAASYPDGGTVSDKLTDNVATIGENQQVRRMKTVSVTNGVIVPYMHNAVAPDLGKIGVLVALESEGDTAKLEELGKKLAMHIAAAFPQALTAEGLDADVIERERAIAKEKAAESGKPEAVQDKMVEGAIGKYAKENALLSQVFVMDNKTPIAQVVEQAGKDAGAKIELVDYVRFQLGEGIEKEESDFAAEVAAAVAG; encoded by the coding sequence ATGGCTGCATTCACTGCTGCTGACGTAAAGGCCCTGCGCGAGAAGACCGGCGCGGGCATGATGGACGCCAAGAAGGCCCTCGAAGGCGCGAATGGCGATATCGAAGCCGCGGTCGACGCACTGCGCGCCAAGGGCCTCGCCACCGCCCAGAAGAAGTCGAGCCGCACTGCGGCCGAAGGTCTGGTCGGCGTGGCCGTCGAAGGCACCAAGGGCGTTGCCGTCGAAGTGAACTCGGAAACCGACTTCGTCGCCAAGAACGACAAGTTCCAGGACTTCGTCCGCAAGACCACGCAGGTCGCGCTGAACGTCTCGGGCGACGACATCGAAACGCTCAAGGCTGCTTCCTATCCCGATGGCGGCACCGTTTCGGACAAGCTGACCGACAATGTCGCAACCATCGGTGAGAACCAGCAGGTTCGCCGCATGAAGACCGTTTCGGTCACCAACGGCGTGATCGTGCCCTACATGCACAACGCGGTTGCACCCGACCTCGGCAAGATCGGCGTTCTCGTCGCACTCGAGAGCGAAGGCGATACCGCCAAGCTCGAAGAGCTCGGCAAGAAGCTGGCCATGCACATCGCCGCGGCATTCCCGCAGGCGCTGACCGCCGAAGGCCTCGATGCCGACGTGATCGAGCGTGAACGCGCGATCGCCAAGGAAAAGGCTGCCGAAAGCGGCAAGCCCGAAGCCGTCCAAGACAAGATGGTCGAAGGCGCGATCGGCAAGTATGCCAAAGAAAACGCGCTGCTCAGCCAGGTCTTCGTGATGGATAACAAGACCCCCATCGCGCAGGTCGTCGAGCAGGCCGGCAAGGATGCCGGCGCCAAGATCGAGCTGGTGGACTATGTCCGCTTCCAGCTCGGCGAAGGCATCGAGAAGGAAGAAAGCGATTTCGCCGCGGAAGTCGCGGCAGCCGTCGCTGGCTAA
- the pyrH gene encoding UMP kinase, producing MPLTTMKRVLLKLSGEVLMGDQQFGIDPAFVLELAQEVKQAKETGLEICLVIGGGNIFRGMAGAAQGMDRAQADYMGMLATVMNALAMQSALEQIGVQTRVQSAVQMDQVCEPVIRRRAERHLEKGRIVIFAAGVGAPYFTTDSGAALRAAEMNCDALLKGTSVDGVYDSDPKKNADAKRFDTVTYGKVLADDLKVMDASAVALCRDNQIPIVVFSIRDKGNLARVLSGEGVQTIVKN from the coding sequence ATGCCCCTTACGACGATGAAACGTGTCCTCCTCAAGCTTTCGGGCGAGGTGCTGATGGGGGATCAGCAATTCGGGATCGATCCGGCCTTCGTGCTGGAACTCGCGCAGGAAGTGAAGCAGGCGAAGGAAACCGGCCTTGAAATCTGCCTCGTCATCGGTGGGGGCAATATCTTTCGCGGCATGGCCGGTGCAGCGCAGGGGATGGACCGCGCACAGGCCGATTACATGGGCATGCTCGCCACGGTGATGAACGCACTGGCGATGCAGAGTGCGCTCGAACAGATCGGCGTCCAGACCCGCGTGCAAAGTGCGGTGCAGATGGACCAGGTTTGCGAACCGGTTATCCGCCGCCGCGCCGAGCGCCACCTTGAAAAGGGCCGTATCGTGATCTTCGCAGCGGGTGTCGGCGCGCCCTATTTCACCACCGACAGCGGCGCAGCACTGCGCGCGGCGGAAATGAATTGCGATGCGCTGCTGAAGGGCACCAGCGTCGACGGGGTCTATGACAGCGACCCCAAGAAGAACGCGGATGCCAAGCGTTTCGATACCGTGACTTACGGCAAGGTGTTGGCCGATGACCTCAAGGTCATGGACGCCAGCGCCGTCGCGCTGTGCCGCGACAACCAGATTCCGATCGTCGTCTTCTCGATCCGCGACAAGGGCAATCTTGCCCGTGTGCTGAGCGGCGAAGGCGTGCAGACGATCGTCAAGAACTGA
- the frr gene encoding ribosome recycling factor encodes MAKYDKADIERRMKGAVESLKSDLGGLRTGRANTSLLDPVMVEVYGSMMPLNQVATVSAPEPRMLSVQVWDKANVTAVEKGIAKANLGLNPMADGQNVRLPMPDLTQERRKELAKLAGQYAEQAKIAIRNVRRDGMEALKDDEKKKAISEDERKRGEDEVQKLTDTYVAEADATAAQKEKEILTQ; translated from the coding sequence ATGGCCAAGTACGACAAAGCCGATATCGAGCGCCGCATGAAAGGCGCCGTCGAAAGCCTCAAGAGCGATCTTGGCGGCCTGCGCACCGGCCGGGCGAACACCAGCCTGCTCGATCCCGTGATGGTCGAGGTCTATGGCTCAATGATGCCGCTCAACCAAGTCGCCACGGTCAGCGCGCCCGAACCGCGCATGCTCAGCGTGCAGGTATGGGATAAGGCCAATGTCACTGCGGTCGAAAAGGGGATCGCCAAGGCCAATCTCGGGCTCAACCCGATGGCCGACGGGCAGAACGTGCGCCTGCCGATGCCCGACCTGACCCAGGAACGGCGCAAGGAACTGGCCAAGCTGGCCGGCCAGTATGCCGAGCAGGCCAAGATCGCCATCCGCAACGTGCGCCGTGACGGGATGGAAGCGCTCAAGGATGACGAGAAGAAGAAGGCGATCTCGGAAGACGAGCGCAAGCGCGGCGAGGATGAAGTGCAGAAGCTGACCGACACCTATGTCGCCGAAGCCGATGCCACCGCTGCGCAGAAGGAAAAGGAAATCCTGACGCAGTAA
- the uppS gene encoding polyprenyl diphosphate synthase — MTGEGASARHVAIIMDGNGRWAKRKHLPRAMGHRKGVEAVRELVRGLQDTSIECLTLYAFSSENWKRPEEEVDDLMNLMRKFIKSDLPEFVANDVRLHILGDWRGLAPDIVEMLEDALEQTVQGSRTLAVALNYGSHAEIVQAARQAAAEGEITEAGIARHLYSAELPPLDLLIRTSGEVRLSNFLLWQAAYAEMLFLDVLWPDFTPEHLQQALADFAERERRFGGR; from the coding sequence ATGACTGGGGAAGGGGCGAGCGCCCGCCATGTGGCCATCATCATGGATGGCAACGGCCGCTGGGCGAAGCGCAAGCATCTGCCCCGTGCGATGGGGCATCGCAAGGGTGTGGAAGCGGTGCGCGAACTGGTGCGCGGCCTCCAAGACACTTCAATCGAGTGCCTGACGCTTTACGCCTTCAGCAGCGAGAACTGGAAACGGCCTGAGGAAGAGGTCGATGACCTGATGAACCTGATGCGCAAGTTCATCAAATCCGACCTACCCGAATTCGTCGCCAATGACGTCAGGCTGCATATTCTCGGTGACTGGCGCGGACTTGCACCCGATATCGTCGAAATGCTCGAAGATGCCTTGGAGCAGACCGTGCAGGGTTCGCGCACGCTGGCAGTGGCGTTGAATTACGGGTCGCATGCCGAGATCGTCCAGGCGGCGCGGCAGGCAGCGGCCGAGGGCGAGATCACCGAAGCCGGCATTGCCCGGCATCTCTACAGTGCGGAATTGCCGCCGCTCGACCTGTTGATCCGCACCAGCGGCGAAGTGCGGCTGTCGAATTTCCTCTTGTGGCAAGCGGCTTACGCGGAGATGCTGTTTCTCGACGTGCTGTGGCCGGACTTCACCCCCGAGCATTTGCAGCAGGCGCTGGCCGATTTCGCGGAGAGGGAGAGGCGCTTTGGCGGACGCTGA
- a CDS encoding phosphatidate cytidylyltransferase codes for MADAETSAASPARKNADLPVRVLSAVVMIALAVGALVAGAPWFGWFILAVTLATMVEFVLLMVKATPSVPYRLAGILGGAIYIGLAGYMLARFPLPLVVGVIGAVVSVDSFAYFFGRTLGGPKIAPSISPSKTWAGLLGGIVGATVWIAVWSYFVASAMRGDAAAVIDSTQFVQMLGLGALTAVAAQAGDFFESWLKRKAGVKDSSRLIPGHGGVFDRTDGMIPVVLLAGVLLGAAQ; via the coding sequence TTGGCGGACGCTGAGACATCTGCGGCATCGCCCGCACGCAAGAATGCCGACCTGCCGGTGCGCGTGCTTTCCGCCGTGGTGATGATCGCATTGGCTGTCGGCGCATTGGTCGCCGGTGCCCCGTGGTTCGGCTGGTTTATCCTCGCCGTCACGCTTGCGACCATGGTCGAGTTTGTCCTGCTGATGGTGAAGGCCACCCCGTCCGTGCCCTACCGCCTCGCCGGTATCCTCGGCGGCGCGATCTATATCGGGCTCGCGGGCTATATGCTGGCGCGGTTTCCGCTGCCGCTGGTGGTCGGCGTCATCGGAGCCGTCGTGTCCGTCGACAGCTTCGCCTATTTCTTCGGTCGCACGCTGGGTGGGCCCAAGATCGCCCCTTCGATCAGCCCATCCAAGACCTGGGCGGGCCTGCTGGGCGGGATCGTCGGTGCGACGGTCTGGATCGCGGTGTGGAGCTATTTCGTCGCCTCGGCCATGCGCGGCGATGCGGCCGCTGTCATCGACAGCACGCAGTTCGTCCAGATGCTCGGGCTCGGCGCGTTGACCGCGGTGGCCGCACAAGCGGGCGATTTTTTTGAAAGCTGGCTCAAACGCAAGGCGGGGGTGAAGGATTCGTCCAGGCTCATACCGGGCCATGGCGGTGTGTTCGACCGGACCGACGGAATGATCCCCGTCGTGCTGCTCGCAGGCGTCCTTCTGGGCGCTGCGCAATGA
- the dxr gene encoding 1-deoxy-D-xylulose-5-phosphate reductoisomerase: MTRSISILGATGSVGEQTLDLIRRNPGDWNVVALTANSNVAGLAAAAREFGADIAVVADENCLGDLRDALAGSGIEAAAGRSALCEAASRPAAITVAAIVGCAGLGPVMAAIEQGGTIALANKEALVSAGEVMTAAVAKHGATLLPVDSEHNAIFQCLQGGKIADVRSITLTASGGPLRLVEDLSAVTPEQAIAHPNWDMGAKISVDSATMFNKGLELIEAHHLFPVGLDRIRIVVHPQSVIHSMVEYRDGSTLAQLGPSDMRVPIASCLAWPARMDTPMAPLDLPAIGEMTFFAPDEDRFPATRLARQAAEAGGAVPAVLNAANEIAVAAFLKRQIGFSRIAVLVESVLDQGDLPPAPRTLEEVLRVDEDARTRATRILEPA, translated from the coding sequence ATGACCCGTTCGATCTCCATCCTCGGCGCGACGGGTTCGGTGGGCGAACAGACGCTCGACCTCATTCGCCGCAATCCCGGCGACTGGAACGTCGTCGCGCTGACCGCCAATTCCAATGTCGCGGGTCTGGCTGCGGCGGCACGTGAGTTCGGTGCCGATATTGCGGTTGTCGCAGACGAGAATTGCCTCGGCGATCTGCGCGATGCGCTTGCCGGCAGCGGGATCGAAGCCGCGGCGGGGCGCAGCGCGCTGTGCGAAGCGGCCTCGCGTCCTGCCGCAATTACCGTCGCCGCAATCGTCGGCTGCGCCGGGCTTGGCCCGGTAATGGCGGCGATCGAGCAGGGCGGCACGATTGCGCTGGCGAACAAGGAAGCGCTGGTGTCTGCGGGCGAGGTGATGACTGCGGCCGTCGCCAAGCACGGTGCCACGCTGCTGCCCGTCGACAGCGAGCACAATGCCATCTTCCAATGCTTGCAGGGCGGCAAGATCGCGGATGTCCGCTCGATCACGCTGACCGCCAGCGGTGGCCCTTTGCGTCTGGTCGAGGATTTGTCCGCAGTGACGCCCGAACAGGCCATTGCGCATCCCAATTGGGATATGGGCGCCAAGATCAGTGTCGACAGCGCCACCATGTTCAACAAGGGCCTCGAACTGATCGAGGCACATCACCTGTTCCCCGTGGGCCTCGACCGGATCCGGATCGTCGTCCATCCGCAGAGCGTGATCCACTCGATGGTAGAATATCGCGATGGCTCGACGCTGGCGCAGCTGGGGCCGTCCGATATGCGCGTACCGATCGCCTCGTGCCTCGCCTGGCCCGCGCGGATGGACACGCCCATGGCCCCGCTAGACTTGCCGGCAATTGGGGAAATGACCTTTTTCGCGCCCGACGAAGACCGCTTTCCTGCGACACGGCTGGCGCGGCAGGCCGCCGAAGCGGGCGGGGCGGTTCCGGCAGTGCTCAATGCCGCGAACGAAATCGCGGTGGCCGCTTTCCTGAAGCGTCAGATTGGGTTCAGCCGGATTGCGGTATTGGTCGAAAGCGTTCTCGATCAGGGTGATTTGCCCCCGGCGCCGCGGACCCTCGAAGAAGTCCTGCGCGTAGACGAAGACGCCCGCACCCGCGCCACCCGCATTCTGGAGCCTGCCTGA
- the rseP gene encoding RIP metalloprotease RseP has translation MELNLPLWLYYVVGFPLLLGPLVTIHELGHYLVGRWFGVHAEAFSVGFGKELWGFTDKRGTRWKLSALPLGGYVQFKGDMNPASIPDAEAAAQATAEERAGSFHHASLWKRALIVFAGPATNILLTLAIFAGFFAFYGKPVPGNPEEQLTVAEFAEISPARAAGIAIGDRIVAVESERIDDFRDLQDSIMLYPGRTLDITVERGGAEQSFAVPVRSVEMEDRFGNVSKIGLIGIAPAAAGFEFEPQGVIASLGLAVDHSIGIVDMMVTGIGQIFTGERSVQELGGPVKIAKFSGEQLSLGAMAFINFAALISLNLAFINLLPIPALDGGHLAFYAAEAVRRKPVGPRGTEVAYRAGVALVLMLMVFVTINDLVTLPVFGN, from the coding sequence TTGGAACTGAACCTGCCTTTGTGGCTCTATTACGTCGTCGGTTTCCCGCTCTTGCTGGGGCCACTGGTGACGATCCACGAGCTGGGCCATTATCTGGTTGGCCGCTGGTTCGGCGTCCATGCCGAGGCGTTCTCGGTCGGATTCGGCAAAGAACTCTGGGGCTTCACGGACAAACGTGGCACGCGCTGGAAGCTCAGCGCGCTGCCGCTGGGCGGCTATGTCCAGTTCAAGGGTGACATGAACCCCGCAAGCATTCCCGATGCCGAGGCGGCTGCGCAAGCGACCGCGGAAGAGCGCGCGGGAAGCTTCCACCACGCTTCGCTGTGGAAGCGCGCGCTGATCGTTTTTGCGGGGCCTGCCACCAACATCCTGCTGACGCTGGCGATCTTCGCCGGTTTCTTCGCCTTTTACGGCAAGCCGGTTCCGGGCAATCCCGAAGAACAGCTGACCGTCGCCGAATTCGCCGAAATCTCGCCCGCACGCGCGGCGGGAATCGCGATCGGCGACCGCATCGTCGCGGTCGAAAGCGAACGGATCGACGATTTCCGCGACCTCCAGGATTCGATCATGCTCTACCCCGGGCGTACGCTCGACATTACGGTCGAGCGGGGCGGGGCCGAACAGAGCTTCGCCGTGCCCGTCCGCAGCGTCGAGATGGAAGACCGGTTCGGCAATGTTTCCAAGATCGGGTTGATCGGCATTGCGCCGGCCGCCGCCGGCTTCGAGTTCGAGCCGCAGGGCGTGATCGCTTCGCTTGGCCTGGCGGTCGATCATTCGATCGGGATCGTCGACATGATGGTGACTGGTATCGGCCAGATATTCACCGGCGAACGGTCGGTCCAGGAACTGGGCGGCCCGGTCAAGATCGCGAAATTCTCGGGCGAACAGCTCAGTCTCGGTGCGATGGCCTTCATCAATTTCGCGGCGCTGATTTCGCTTAACTTGGCATTCATCAACCTCCTGCCAATTCCGGCGCTCGACGGCGGGCACCTGGCTTTCTACGCGGCAGAAGCTGTCCGCCGGAAGCCGGTCGGTCCCCGTGGAACCGAAGTGGCGTACCGCGCCGGTGTGGCACTCGTGCTCATGCTGATGGTGTTCGTCACAATCAACGATCTGGTGACGCTTCCCGTTTTCGGGAATTAG